From the genome of Labrus bergylta chromosome 12, fLabBer1.1, whole genome shotgun sequence, one region includes:
- the LOC109989170 gene encoding MYND-type zinc finger-containing chromatin reader ZMYND8 isoform X5 produces the protein MEKKKKKEQENINNPERLELFPFAGFSCVSLSVFYSSFSVLDQESLAEEEVKTESAVVEGMDASARSKVPDPAGSAERPGAPQKRRVASPTHSSNGHSPSDTSPSPLKKKKKPGAINSHNKDQSELRHGPFYYMKQPALTTDPVDVVPQDGRNDFYCWLCHREGQVLCCELCPRVYHAKCLKLPAEPEGDWFCPECEKITVAECIETQSKAMTMLTIDQLSYLLKFALQKIKQPGTEPFQKPVSLEQHPDYAEYIFHAMDLSTLEKNIKKKMYGCTEAFLADMKWILHNCIIYNGGNHKLTATAKVIVKICEHEMNEIEVCPECYLSSCQKRDNWFCEPCSPPHPLVWAKLKGFPFWPAKALREKDGQVDARFFGQHDRAWVPINNCYLMSKEIPFSVKKTKSIFNSAMQEMEVYVENIRKKFGVFNYAPFRTPFTPNNQLQMLLDPSNPSAGTVKTEKPDKLRFNFDITASPKMILGKSSTPSGMSRRVSMTDMPRSPMSTNSSVHTGSDGEQDMEKASRNPAFHYSTGEESMDCTASPVSGKMGAAGSVAGSPKPFNPGLASKQERTAGTGGILNLNLDRVKAEMDLKELSETVQQQQSQQQQGSSASLPTPKRPIRSLDKTIESCKAQLGIDEISEDVYKGVDHSDSEDSDKSDSSDSEYLSDEDLKPKSSTVDDKDRAERKRPRVSAEGENKEGITRTTDKATPEPLLKDKQASNGPGRDLQEKPRTPQAQTITDKPKAPEEGKAAATSAAEQDSDSERELVIDLGDEHGGRDAKRARREAGASAAKASKESNAVKLEGKLPSSAAAAAPSREVASNLKDSLQPAITAALNLVSTAASGQSTVATAGSGPSSSPSPAAPSLTTTSPATAAVKKQRPLLPKETAQAVQRAVVWNPTKFQTSSQKWHMQKVQRQQQNGEQSPVQSQAQGQTQTQSPQQQQSQQQNSSSSTRYQTRQAAKVQQKDPPQSTSTSTAAHVTSSSSSSYTSGDLPIPTGSADVAADIAKYTNKIMDSIKGTMTEIYNDLSKSTSGNTIAEIRRLRIEIEKLQWLHQQELSEMKHNLELTMAEMRQSLEQERERLVAEVKKQMESEKQQAVDETKKKQWCANCRKEAIFYCCWNTSYCDYPCQQAHWPEHMKSCTQSGYNGTLGERLSIKDLRRS, from the exons TCTGGCTGAGGAGGAGGTAAAGACAGAGTCTGCTGTGGTAGAGGGGATGGATGCATCTGCACGATCCAAAG TCCCTGATCCAGCAGGGTCAGCAGAACGACCAGGTGCACCACAAAAGAGAAGGGTTGCGAGCCCCACGCATTCCTCCAATGGACACTCTCCCTCGGACACCTCCCCCAGCCCTctcaagaaaaagaagaagcctGGGGCCATCAACAGCCACAACAAGGACCAG TCAGAGCTAAGACATGGTCCCTTTTACTATATGAAGCAGCCAGCACTCACCACAGACCCTGTTGATGTTGTACCGCAGGACGGCAGGAACGACTTCTACTGCTGGTTGTGCCACCGAGAGGGCCAGGTGCTCTGCTGTGAGCTCTGCCCCAGGGTGTACCACGCCAAGTGCCTCAAACTACCAGCTGAGCCCGAGGGCGACTGGTTCTGTCCAGAGTGTGAG AAAATAACAGTTGCAGAATGCATTGAAACCCAGAGCAAGGCCATGACGATGCTGACAATAGATCAACTGTCCTACTTGCTCAAATTCGCACTCCAGAAGATTAAACAGCCTGGG ACTGAGCCTTTTCAGAAGCCGGTGTCTCTTGAACAGCATCCAGATTACGCAGAGTATATTTTCCACGCCATGGACCTGTCTACCTTAGAGAAG AATATCAAGAAGAAGATGTACGGATGCACAGAAGCCTTTCTTGCTGACATGAAATGGATCTTGCACAACTGCATCATCTATAATGGAG GTAATCACAAATTAACAGCCACTGCGAAGGTCATCGTAAAGATTTGTGAACACGAG ATGAATGAGATTGAAGTGTGTCCAGAGTGCTACCTGTCTTCATGCCAAAAAAGGGACAACTGGTTTTGTGAGCCATGT AGTCCACCCCACCCCCTGGTCTGGGCTAAGCTGAAGGGCTTTCCTTTCTGGCCGGCTAAAGCACTACGAGAAAAGGATGGGCAGGTAGACGCACGCTTCTTCGGGCAACACGACCG GGCCTGGGTCCCCATCAACAACTGCTACCTCATGTCCAAAGAGATCCCTTTCTCTGTGAAGAAGACTAAGAGCATTTTCAACAGTGCCATGCAAGAGATGGAAGTCTATGTGGAAAACATACGCAAGAAATTTGGGGTCTTCAACTATGCCCCCTTTCGCACCCCCTTCACACCCAACAACCAACTGCAGATGCTGCTGGACCCCTCCAACCCCAGTGCCGGGACAGTAAAGACAGAGAAACCAGATAAACTTCGCTTCAACTTCGATATAACCGCTTCTCCAAAAATGATCCTTGGCAAGAGTTCGACTCCCAGCGGCATGAGCCGGAGGGTCTCGATGACAGACATGCCGCGATCTCCCATGAGCACCAACTCCTCGGTTCACACGGGGTCTGACGGGGAGCAAGATATGGAAAAGGCCAGCAGGAACCCTGCTTTCCACTACAGCACTGGAGAGGAATCAATGGACTGTACTG CATCTCCGGTCTCAGGGAAGATGGGTGCTGCAGGCAGTGTGGCAGGAAGCCCGAAGCCCTTTAACCCTGGACTGGCGTCAAAGCAGGAAAGGACTGCAGGCACAGGCGGTATTCTGAATCTCAACCTGG ATCGGGTGAAGGCTGAGATGGATCTGAAGGAACTGAGTGAGAcagtgcaacaacaacaaagtcagCAACAACAGGGATCTTCGGCTTCCCTCCCAACCCCAAAGAGACCCATCAGAAGCCTGGACAAAACTATTGAGAGCTGCAAAGCACAGCTCG GGATAGATGAGATTTCTGAAGATGTGTACAAAGGTGTGGATCACAGTGACTCGGAGGACTCTGACAAATCAGATTCAAGTGACAGCGAGTATCTGAGCGACGAGGACCTCAAGCCAAAGAGCTCCACAGTGGACGAcaaagacagagcagagagaaaaaggcCCAGAGTAAGCGCAGAGGGAGAGAATAAGGAGGGGATTACCAGAACAACAGATAAAGCCACCCCTGAACCCCTCCTCAAAGACAAGCAGGCTAGCAATGGCCCGGGTAGGGACCTACAGGAGAAGCCCAGAACCCCCCAGGCTCAGACCATCACTGACAAGCCCAAAGCCCCCGAGGAGGGAAAAGCTGCTGCTACATCAGCCGCTGAGCAAGACTCTGACTCTGAAAGAGAGCTGGTGATCGACCTGGGCGACGAACATGGAGGACGTGACGCAAAGAGGGCGAGGAGAGAGGCGGGGGCCTCTGCTGCCAAAGCTTCCAAAGAGTCGAATGCTGTCAAGTTGGAAG GTAAACTGCCCTCATCTGCTGCAGCAGCCGCACCATCACGGGAAGTAGCCTCTAACCTGAAAGACTCTTTACAACCTGCCATCACAGCAGCCCTCAACCTGGTGTCCACTGCAGCTTCTGGTCAGTCCACTGTCGCCACAGCTGGCAGTGGGCCCTCCAGTTCTCCCTCTCCTGCAGCCCCCTCCCTCACCACAACATCCCCAGCGACTGCAGCTGTGAAGAAACAGCGCCCTCTACTGCCTAAAGAGACAGCTCAGGCCGTGCAGAGGGCCGTGGTTTGGAATCCAACCAAATTTCAGACGTCCTCTCAAAAGTGGCACATGCAGAAGgtgcagaggcagcagcagaatGGGGAGCAGTCTCCAGTGCAATCCCAGGCCCAGGGTCAGACGCAGACACAAagcccacagcagcagcagtcacagCAGCAGAACTCCTCGTCAAGTACCCGCTATCAGACCAGACAAGCAGCCAAAG TGCAACAAAAGGACCCACCTCAGAGTACATCCACATCGACGGCTGCCCATGTCACATCTAGTAGCTCCTCTTCTTACACATCAGGCGACTTGCCGATCCCCACAGGCTCGGCAGACGTGGCTGCAGATATAGCCAAGTACACAAACAAA ATCATGGATTCAATAAAAGGGACAATGACTGAAATCTACAACGACCTTTCCAAAAGCACATCAGGAAACACAATCGCAGAG ATAAGACGTTTAAGGATAGAGATTGAAAAGCTCCAGTGGCTGCATCAGCAAGAACTGTCGGAGATGAAGCACAATCTCG AACTGACAATGGCAGAGATGAGACAAAGTCTGGAGCAGGAAAGAGAGCGGCTGGTGGCCGAGGTGAAAAAGCAGATGGAGTCAGAAAAGCAGCAAGCGGTGGACGAGACCAAAAAGAAACAGTGGTGTGCTAACTGCAGGAAGGAGGCCATCTTCTACTGCTGCTGGAATACAAGTTACTGTGACTACCCCTGCCAGCAGGCCCACTGGCCAGAGCACATGAAGTCCTGCACACAGTcag GATATAATGGAACCTTGGGGGAGCGTCTTTCGATAAAGGATCTAAGGAGGAGCTGA
- the LOC109989170 gene encoding MYND-type zinc finger-containing chromatin reader ZMYND8 isoform X9, translating into MHPQSLAEEEVKTESAVVEGMDASARSKVPDPAGSAERPGAPQKRRVASPTHSSNGHSPSDTSPSPLKKKKKPGAINSHNKDQKITVAECIETQSKAMTMLTIDQLSYLLKFALQKIKQPGTEPFQKPVSLEQHPDYAEYIFHAMDLSTLEKNIKKKMYGCTEAFLADMKWILHNCIIYNGGNHKLTATAKVIVKICEHEMNEIEVCPECYLSSCQKRDNWFCEPCSPPHPLVWAKLKGFPFWPAKALREKDGQVDARFFGQHDRAWVPINNCYLMSKEIPFSVKKTKSIFNSAMQEMEVYVENIRKKFGVFNYAPFRTPFTPNNQLQMLLDPSNPSAGTVKTEKPDKLRFNFDITASPKMILGKSSTPSGMSRRVSMTDMPRSPMSTNSSVHTGSDGEQDMEKASRNPAFHYSTGEESMDCTASPVSGKMGAAGSVAGSPKPFNPGLASKQERTAGTGGILNLNLDRVKAEMDLKELSETVQQQQSQQQQGSSASLPTPKRPIRSLDKTIESCKAQLGIDEISEDVYKGVDHSDSEDSDKSDSSDSEYLSDEDLKPKSSTVDDKDRAERKRPRVSAEGENKEGITRTTDKATPEPLLKDKQASNGPGRDLQEKPRTPQAQTITDKPKAPEEGKAAATSAAEQDSDSERELVIDLGDEHGGRDAKRARREAGASAAKASKESNAVKLEGKLPSSAAAAAPSREVASNLKDSLQPAITAALNLVSTAASGQSTVATAGSGPSSSPSPAAPSLTTTSPATAAVKKQRPLLPKETAQAVQRAVVWNPTKFQTSSQKWHMQKVQRQQQNGEQSPVQSQAQGQTQTQSPQQQQSQQQNSSSSTRYQTRQAAKVQQKDPPQSTSTSTAAHVTSSSSSSYTSGDLPIPTGSADVAADIAKYTNKIMDSIKGTMTEIYNDLSKSTSGNTIAEIRRLRIEIEKLQWLHQQELSEMKHNLELTMAEMRQSLEQERERLVAEVKKQMESEKQQAVDETKKKQWCANCRKEAIFYCCWNTSYCDYPCQQAHWPEHMKSCTQSASASQQEPEAEPNSEPPVKSSGHSPPTQTLPSGAGSISDKNSSPTYKDKGKDSAGVTVT; encoded by the exons TCTGGCTGAGGAGGAGGTAAAGACAGAGTCTGCTGTGGTAGAGGGGATGGATGCATCTGCACGATCCAAAG TCCCTGATCCAGCAGGGTCAGCAGAACGACCAGGTGCACCACAAAAGAGAAGGGTTGCGAGCCCCACGCATTCCTCCAATGGACACTCTCCCTCGGACACCTCCCCCAGCCCTctcaagaaaaagaagaagcctGGGGCCATCAACAGCCACAACAAGGACCAG AAAATAACAGTTGCAGAATGCATTGAAACCCAGAGCAAGGCCATGACGATGCTGACAATAGATCAACTGTCCTACTTGCTCAAATTCGCACTCCAGAAGATTAAACAGCCTGGG ACTGAGCCTTTTCAGAAGCCGGTGTCTCTTGAACAGCATCCAGATTACGCAGAGTATATTTTCCACGCCATGGACCTGTCTACCTTAGAGAAG AATATCAAGAAGAAGATGTACGGATGCACAGAAGCCTTTCTTGCTGACATGAAATGGATCTTGCACAACTGCATCATCTATAATGGAG GTAATCACAAATTAACAGCCACTGCGAAGGTCATCGTAAAGATTTGTGAACACGAG ATGAATGAGATTGAAGTGTGTCCAGAGTGCTACCTGTCTTCATGCCAAAAAAGGGACAACTGGTTTTGTGAGCCATGT AGTCCACCCCACCCCCTGGTCTGGGCTAAGCTGAAGGGCTTTCCTTTCTGGCCGGCTAAAGCACTACGAGAAAAGGATGGGCAGGTAGACGCACGCTTCTTCGGGCAACACGACCG GGCCTGGGTCCCCATCAACAACTGCTACCTCATGTCCAAAGAGATCCCTTTCTCTGTGAAGAAGACTAAGAGCATTTTCAACAGTGCCATGCAAGAGATGGAAGTCTATGTGGAAAACATACGCAAGAAATTTGGGGTCTTCAACTATGCCCCCTTTCGCACCCCCTTCACACCCAACAACCAACTGCAGATGCTGCTGGACCCCTCCAACCCCAGTGCCGGGACAGTAAAGACAGAGAAACCAGATAAACTTCGCTTCAACTTCGATATAACCGCTTCTCCAAAAATGATCCTTGGCAAGAGTTCGACTCCCAGCGGCATGAGCCGGAGGGTCTCGATGACAGACATGCCGCGATCTCCCATGAGCACCAACTCCTCGGTTCACACGGGGTCTGACGGGGAGCAAGATATGGAAAAGGCCAGCAGGAACCCTGCTTTCCACTACAGCACTGGAGAGGAATCAATGGACTGTACTG CATCTCCGGTCTCAGGGAAGATGGGTGCTGCAGGCAGTGTGGCAGGAAGCCCGAAGCCCTTTAACCCTGGACTGGCGTCAAAGCAGGAAAGGACTGCAGGCACAGGCGGTATTCTGAATCTCAACCTGG ATCGGGTGAAGGCTGAGATGGATCTGAAGGAACTGAGTGAGAcagtgcaacaacaacaaagtcagCAACAACAGGGATCTTCGGCTTCCCTCCCAACCCCAAAGAGACCCATCAGAAGCCTGGACAAAACTATTGAGAGCTGCAAAGCACAGCTCG GGATAGATGAGATTTCTGAAGATGTGTACAAAGGTGTGGATCACAGTGACTCGGAGGACTCTGACAAATCAGATTCAAGTGACAGCGAGTATCTGAGCGACGAGGACCTCAAGCCAAAGAGCTCCACAGTGGACGAcaaagacagagcagagagaaaaaggcCCAGAGTAAGCGCAGAGGGAGAGAATAAGGAGGGGATTACCAGAACAACAGATAAAGCCACCCCTGAACCCCTCCTCAAAGACAAGCAGGCTAGCAATGGCCCGGGTAGGGACCTACAGGAGAAGCCCAGAACCCCCCAGGCTCAGACCATCACTGACAAGCCCAAAGCCCCCGAGGAGGGAAAAGCTGCTGCTACATCAGCCGCTGAGCAAGACTCTGACTCTGAAAGAGAGCTGGTGATCGACCTGGGCGACGAACATGGAGGACGTGACGCAAAGAGGGCGAGGAGAGAGGCGGGGGCCTCTGCTGCCAAAGCTTCCAAAGAGTCGAATGCTGTCAAGTTGGAAG GTAAACTGCCCTCATCTGCTGCAGCAGCCGCACCATCACGGGAAGTAGCCTCTAACCTGAAAGACTCTTTACAACCTGCCATCACAGCAGCCCTCAACCTGGTGTCCACTGCAGCTTCTGGTCAGTCCACTGTCGCCACAGCTGGCAGTGGGCCCTCCAGTTCTCCCTCTCCTGCAGCCCCCTCCCTCACCACAACATCCCCAGCGACTGCAGCTGTGAAGAAACAGCGCCCTCTACTGCCTAAAGAGACAGCTCAGGCCGTGCAGAGGGCCGTGGTTTGGAATCCAACCAAATTTCAGACGTCCTCTCAAAAGTGGCACATGCAGAAGgtgcagaggcagcagcagaatGGGGAGCAGTCTCCAGTGCAATCCCAGGCCCAGGGTCAGACGCAGACACAAagcccacagcagcagcagtcacagCAGCAGAACTCCTCGTCAAGTACCCGCTATCAGACCAGACAAGCAGCCAAAG TGCAACAAAAGGACCCACCTCAGAGTACATCCACATCGACGGCTGCCCATGTCACATCTAGTAGCTCCTCTTCTTACACATCAGGCGACTTGCCGATCCCCACAGGCTCGGCAGACGTGGCTGCAGATATAGCCAAGTACACAAACAAA ATCATGGATTCAATAAAAGGGACAATGACTGAAATCTACAACGACCTTTCCAAAAGCACATCAGGAAACACAATCGCAGAG ATAAGACGTTTAAGGATAGAGATTGAAAAGCTCCAGTGGCTGCATCAGCAAGAACTGTCGGAGATGAAGCACAATCTCG AACTGACAATGGCAGAGATGAGACAAAGTCTGGAGCAGGAAAGAGAGCGGCTGGTGGCCGAGGTGAAAAAGCAGATGGAGTCAGAAAAGCAGCAAGCGGTGGACGAGACCAAAAAGAAACAGTGGTGTGCTAACTGCAGGAAGGAGGCCATCTTCTACTGCTGCTGGAATACAAGTTACTGTGACTACCCCTGCCAGCAGGCCCACTGGCCAGAGCACATGAAGTCCTGCACACAGTcag CCTCAGCTTCACAGCAGGAGCCAGAAGCAGAACCTAATTCGGAGCCTCCAGTCAAATCATCGGGACATTCTCCTCCGACCCAGACTCTGCCCTCAGGAGCAGGATCCATATCAGACAAAAACAGCTCTCCCACGTATAAGGACAAGGGCAAGGACAGTGCTGGTGTAACTGTTACCTAA
- the LOC109989170 gene encoding MYND-type zinc finger-containing chromatin reader ZMYND8 isoform X6: protein MDASARSKVPDPAGSAERPGAPQKRRVASPTHSSNGHSPSDTSPSPLKKKKKPGAINSHNKDQSELRHGPFYYMKQPALTTDPVDVVPQDGRNDFYCWLCHREGQVLCCELCPRVYHAKCLKLPAEPEGDWFCPECEKITVAECIETQSKAMTMLTIDQLSYLLKFALQKIKQPGTEPFQKPVSLEQHPDYAEYIFHAMDLSTLEKNIKKKMYGCTEAFLADMKWILHNCIIYNGGNHKLTATAKVIVKICEHEMNEIEVCPECYLSSCQKRDNWFCEPCSPPHPLVWAKLKGFPFWPAKALREKDGQVDARFFGQHDRAWVPINNCYLMSKEIPFSVKKTKSIFNSAMQEMEVYVENIRKKFGVFNYAPFRTPFTPNNQLQMLLDPSNPSAGTVKTEKPDKLRFNFDITASPKMILGKSSTPSGMSRRVSMTDMPRSPMSTNSSVHTGSDGEQDMEKASRNPAFHYSTGEESMDCTASPVSGKMGAAGSVAGSPKPFNPGLASKQERTAGTGGILNLNLDRVKAEMDLKELSETVQQQQSQQQQGSSASLPTPKRPIRSLDKTIESCKAQLGIDEISEDVYKGVDHSDSEDSDKSDSSDSEYLSDEDLKPKSSTVDDKDRAERKRPRVSAEGENKEGITRTTDKATPEPLLKDKQASNGPGRDLQEKPRTPQAQTITDKPKAPEEGKAAATSAAEQDSDSERELVIDLGDEHGGRDAKRARREAGASAAKASKESNAVKLEGKLPSSAAAAAPSREVASNLKDSLQPAITAALNLVSTAASGQSTVATAGSGPSSSPSPAAPSLTTTSPATAAVKKQRPLLPKETAQAVQRAVVWNPTKFQTSSQKWHMQKVQRQQQNGEQSPVQSQAQGQTQTQSPQQQQSQQQNSSSSTRYQTRQAAKVQQKDPPQSTSTSTAAHVTSSSSSSYTSGDLPIPTGSADVAADIAKYTNKIMDSIKGTMTEIYNDLSKSTSGNTIAEIRRLRIEIEKLQWLHQQELSEMKHNLELTMAEMRQSLEQERERLVAEVKKQMESEKQQAVDETKKKQWCANCRKEAIFYCCWNTSYCDYPCQQAHWPEHMKSCTQSASASQQEPEAEPNSEPPVKSSGHSPPTQTLPSGAGSISDKNSSPTYKDKGKDSAGVTVT, encoded by the exons ATGGATGCATCTGCACGATCCAAAG TCCCTGATCCAGCAGGGTCAGCAGAACGACCAGGTGCACCACAAAAGAGAAGGGTTGCGAGCCCCACGCATTCCTCCAATGGACACTCTCCCTCGGACACCTCCCCCAGCCCTctcaagaaaaagaagaagcctGGGGCCATCAACAGCCACAACAAGGACCAG TCAGAGCTAAGACATGGTCCCTTTTACTATATGAAGCAGCCAGCACTCACCACAGACCCTGTTGATGTTGTACCGCAGGACGGCAGGAACGACTTCTACTGCTGGTTGTGCCACCGAGAGGGCCAGGTGCTCTGCTGTGAGCTCTGCCCCAGGGTGTACCACGCCAAGTGCCTCAAACTACCAGCTGAGCCCGAGGGCGACTGGTTCTGTCCAGAGTGTGAG AAAATAACAGTTGCAGAATGCATTGAAACCCAGAGCAAGGCCATGACGATGCTGACAATAGATCAACTGTCCTACTTGCTCAAATTCGCACTCCAGAAGATTAAACAGCCTGGG ACTGAGCCTTTTCAGAAGCCGGTGTCTCTTGAACAGCATCCAGATTACGCAGAGTATATTTTCCACGCCATGGACCTGTCTACCTTAGAGAAG AATATCAAGAAGAAGATGTACGGATGCACAGAAGCCTTTCTTGCTGACATGAAATGGATCTTGCACAACTGCATCATCTATAATGGAG GTAATCACAAATTAACAGCCACTGCGAAGGTCATCGTAAAGATTTGTGAACACGAG ATGAATGAGATTGAAGTGTGTCCAGAGTGCTACCTGTCTTCATGCCAAAAAAGGGACAACTGGTTTTGTGAGCCATGT AGTCCACCCCACCCCCTGGTCTGGGCTAAGCTGAAGGGCTTTCCTTTCTGGCCGGCTAAAGCACTACGAGAAAAGGATGGGCAGGTAGACGCACGCTTCTTCGGGCAACACGACCG GGCCTGGGTCCCCATCAACAACTGCTACCTCATGTCCAAAGAGATCCCTTTCTCTGTGAAGAAGACTAAGAGCATTTTCAACAGTGCCATGCAAGAGATGGAAGTCTATGTGGAAAACATACGCAAGAAATTTGGGGTCTTCAACTATGCCCCCTTTCGCACCCCCTTCACACCCAACAACCAACTGCAGATGCTGCTGGACCCCTCCAACCCCAGTGCCGGGACAGTAAAGACAGAGAAACCAGATAAACTTCGCTTCAACTTCGATATAACCGCTTCTCCAAAAATGATCCTTGGCAAGAGTTCGACTCCCAGCGGCATGAGCCGGAGGGTCTCGATGACAGACATGCCGCGATCTCCCATGAGCACCAACTCCTCGGTTCACACGGGGTCTGACGGGGAGCAAGATATGGAAAAGGCCAGCAGGAACCCTGCTTTCCACTACAGCACTGGAGAGGAATCAATGGACTGTACTG CATCTCCGGTCTCAGGGAAGATGGGTGCTGCAGGCAGTGTGGCAGGAAGCCCGAAGCCCTTTAACCCTGGACTGGCGTCAAAGCAGGAAAGGACTGCAGGCACAGGCGGTATTCTGAATCTCAACCTGG ATCGGGTGAAGGCTGAGATGGATCTGAAGGAACTGAGTGAGAcagtgcaacaacaacaaagtcagCAACAACAGGGATCTTCGGCTTCCCTCCCAACCCCAAAGAGACCCATCAGAAGCCTGGACAAAACTATTGAGAGCTGCAAAGCACAGCTCG GGATAGATGAGATTTCTGAAGATGTGTACAAAGGTGTGGATCACAGTGACTCGGAGGACTCTGACAAATCAGATTCAAGTGACAGCGAGTATCTGAGCGACGAGGACCTCAAGCCAAAGAGCTCCACAGTGGACGAcaaagacagagcagagagaaaaaggcCCAGAGTAAGCGCAGAGGGAGAGAATAAGGAGGGGATTACCAGAACAACAGATAAAGCCACCCCTGAACCCCTCCTCAAAGACAAGCAGGCTAGCAATGGCCCGGGTAGGGACCTACAGGAGAAGCCCAGAACCCCCCAGGCTCAGACCATCACTGACAAGCCCAAAGCCCCCGAGGAGGGAAAAGCTGCTGCTACATCAGCCGCTGAGCAAGACTCTGACTCTGAAAGAGAGCTGGTGATCGACCTGGGCGACGAACATGGAGGACGTGACGCAAAGAGGGCGAGGAGAGAGGCGGGGGCCTCTGCTGCCAAAGCTTCCAAAGAGTCGAATGCTGTCAAGTTGGAAG GTAAACTGCCCTCATCTGCTGCAGCAGCCGCACCATCACGGGAAGTAGCCTCTAACCTGAAAGACTCTTTACAACCTGCCATCACAGCAGCCCTCAACCTGGTGTCCACTGCAGCTTCTGGTCAGTCCACTGTCGCCACAGCTGGCAGTGGGCCCTCCAGTTCTCCCTCTCCTGCAGCCCCCTCCCTCACCACAACATCCCCAGCGACTGCAGCTGTGAAGAAACAGCGCCCTCTACTGCCTAAAGAGACAGCTCAGGCCGTGCAGAGGGCCGTGGTTTGGAATCCAACCAAATTTCAGACGTCCTCTCAAAAGTGGCACATGCAGAAGgtgcagaggcagcagcagaatGGGGAGCAGTCTCCAGTGCAATCCCAGGCCCAGGGTCAGACGCAGACACAAagcccacagcagcagcagtcacagCAGCAGAACTCCTCGTCAAGTACCCGCTATCAGACCAGACAAGCAGCCAAAG TGCAACAAAAGGACCCACCTCAGAGTACATCCACATCGACGGCTGCCCATGTCACATCTAGTAGCTCCTCTTCTTACACATCAGGCGACTTGCCGATCCCCACAGGCTCGGCAGACGTGGCTGCAGATATAGCCAAGTACACAAACAAA ATCATGGATTCAATAAAAGGGACAATGACTGAAATCTACAACGACCTTTCCAAAAGCACATCAGGAAACACAATCGCAGAG ATAAGACGTTTAAGGATAGAGATTGAAAAGCTCCAGTGGCTGCATCAGCAAGAACTGTCGGAGATGAAGCACAATCTCG AACTGACAATGGCAGAGATGAGACAAAGTCTGGAGCAGGAAAGAGAGCGGCTGGTGGCCGAGGTGAAAAAGCAGATGGAGTCAGAAAAGCAGCAAGCGGTGGACGAGACCAAAAAGAAACAGTGGTGTGCTAACTGCAGGAAGGAGGCCATCTTCTACTGCTGCTGGAATACAAGTTACTGTGACTACCCCTGCCAGCAGGCCCACTGGCCAGAGCACATGAAGTCCTGCACACAGTcag CCTCAGCTTCACAGCAGGAGCCAGAAGCAGAACCTAATTCGGAGCCTCCAGTCAAATCATCGGGACATTCTCCTCCGACCCAGACTCTGCCCTCAGGAGCAGGATCCATATCAGACAAAAACAGCTCTCCCACGTATAAGGACAAGGGCAAGGACAGTGCTGGTGTAACTGTTACCTAA